aatacaaaagaaatctgcaAAACATTATAAGTATTTTACTGAGAGAATATCAAAAGCGAAAAATCTCTTTAGATCCTTCTCTTAAAAAGTTATGTGACTTAACACAGTTTACCTTTGTGATgttcatatgtatgtatatattatataataatatgtatatgtatatacagggtgtcccaaagtTCGCGGCCCAACCGTCGTGTACAGATAGAGCGGGTCAAACTGAATAAGTAAGTTCTTTACcactttgcgaaattttcaataattaattagaaaataattaataaagatccgCCAATCCGCACAAGTATTCCCCGAGCGCCGAGCGCGCGGCGAGTAGGACCCAACCAGCATAGCATAATACAAGCGCTCGTGTATAGTGTGCATAGCTAGCCAAGAGAGCGTATCTCCCACCGCTCTGCCGCGCTTTGTATTATGCAATGCTGGGTGGGTCCTACTCGCTGCGCGCTCGGCGCTCGGGGAATACTTGCGCGGATTGGcggatctttattaattattttctaattaattattgaaaatttcgcaaagtgGTAAAGGACTTACTTATTCAGTTTGACCCGCTCTATCTGTACACGACGGTTGGGCCGCGAactttgggacaccctgtatacataaacttttttaaatttatttttattaatatactaacgcaaaatgataaaattgtttttttcttaccGAACTAAAGTAtcttaatgataaaattggtATGAAGCAACCGACAGTAAGAATAACTGGTTTCCGGCATTTTAATAGAATGAAAATCAAATTCTTTTGCTTGTCTGTATTATGATAATACCATAGAGATTCATAAGTCGCTTGGGCAATGTCCGAACTCTGTTATATAagttaaaatcatattttatgttacgataaattataattgattagTATAcacacaatattatattagaaattagaaattatttgaatatttttgccaataagataaaatatatatacgtactgCAGTTAACAGACTGTCGGCGGGCCAACAACACGCAAACACATCACAAAAACTCATGGCAGTCATCATAAAAAACTCTAAGTTGATAATTAATGGTTGTCGCTGTTgagatttatcaaataaaatataattttacgataatatgatatttacTTTTCTATTGCTTCcgcatatatttaaatcaaaagtCAATTAGAactttattccattttttatgtgtaataagACTTACAGTGGCAAAAATGGCACCGGTACATATTACGGATACTGCATTAGTCCCTACTACTGACAAAACCACGAAACGAACATTTTCAATAACATCGTTAGCGTATCTGAAAATTCATATTTGTGTTCCATGTTATAGTTGTAAGTTTGAATTTTATGTTATCAATAAgcctgaaatatatataaattgcacatgccacaaataattattttctatgaatgttttttcacatttcttccgctttattttaaatacagaattagttattataaaatggaTGATTTTAATTGTACCGGTTCGATCATAATCTTACCGTAGCAAATGCTGGTGTTTCTGAATGCACTGTATCAATTCGTAAACAGTTGACGCCTTTCGTAATTCGTTGCATAATATGTCGAACCTAGCTGTCGTAAACCAAAGTAAAAGTGCAACGAGCAAACTGACGCACAACATTGACGAGAACTGTAGGCCAGCTAAACTTTGCTGCgcataaataatagtttttagcGGTTGATAATTTACATCAAACGGATATTTAGCATAAGTTGGAAAAGACGCGGATGAGAACAATGGTGTGCTTATCGCTACACACGCTGTCGAATAATATGATATCATCACCATAGCATAAAATGTCGCGCATCTGTCGACATATTGTTGCAAAACAGTCTTCTCGTAACCTGTAGCATGTTTACAGTAATTTTCCATCTCAGCAATCAATGactacaatatattattgatattttataacacaaaCAGTATAAAATGTGTAAGAATTAcatgttacgtcctgatcagacttcacgcttcttttcttttcggaTGAACTAAAATACTAAACACCAGACATAGTAAACGCGACACAGACCAAAATTCTAGATGATTATTTTAACGCCGGAGTTGCTTTTCCTATGGGACCTTGTGAGTTTGACTTTTCTCACGGAATCTCGAGTAAAAGTAGCAGGTGGAGTCAATATTCTAGACCACTTTGACCAACCAACGTCCACTTGTTGTCGCCaaagtcataaaaattaaaattttattttgttctggCATCTTCGGCGACTGCAAATCGTAAACTAAGAGATAAGCTGTTACTTACAGGCAGTTAGCTTACACTCATAGATTCcgacaaagaaaaattctatcaAGTAGATAAAATATGCTGAGCAATAGTCAAAGTTGAAAGCGCCAtgaaaacttgaaatttgataCCGCGCACGTGTTCAGTATGTCTAGGAAACCGAGATGCGTTGGCTTTCTACGCGTCTCCAGGGCACGCGACCATCATAAATTGCCTAAAATATTAGAACCGTGACCTAAGATACTGTTAACCTGTACCTCATTGAATTTCAACCCTCCAACCCAAAGAGAACAGCAGGTCTAAGACGTCTATTAAACATTTCTTAGACCTGTTGTTCTCCCTGGAAATCAGATAGTCTAGAATTAGGTCAACCGCTTCTATGAACTATCCATTAAAAAACCCCATCTTAGATCTTCAAAAAgtagatcttaagacactgagatgcactcCACTGAGCTAATTAATACCAACCAGATTATGTTATTCTGAAACCTACTCCCCATGGATCCTAAGCAACACTACTTCTCATTCGTTAGGGTCCTTTATAACATTCCTATCATGAATAACATCATAATCTAATCCTATTTGCTGGAAGTGACGCCATTCTCCCCCACATTGAAATGTTTTTGTAGAACTAATTCTTATTTGGACCCAAAAAAGGAATCTACCACAATAAAGGGATATAAAAACTCGTGTCCCAGATGATTCCGTCGTCGTTTGTCATCAAAAGGTCGTCTCAAATTTCGTCTTTTGTAGCATTAAAAAGTCTCTTTTGTGCAGTCTGTGTAAGGGCCTTAGCAAAATGGCTAACTTGTAAGACTCCAGACACAAGATAGTATTGTGCGTTACTTCAAGACAAAGACTTAAGACATAGAACATTGTCTTGAAATTACAAGTCAGCCATTCTGCTAAGGCCCTAAGTTTTCAAGAATTCTCAGAAGTAAATTTCGGACTTAGTCGCTAACGGTTTCTTTTGTCCAATCAAAACTTCGTCGCGAACGAATGTTCTTTTTTGTGTCATCTTCAGTGTCGCCACGAGTTCCGCTATCCTGGGATCCTCCTGAGATCAACAACTTACACGGGCCCACCTCTTACATCATTTCAACTTTCCTGCTAACaagtcattttatatatttccctCTTTCTTCTCGTTCACTtacttcctcttcctcttcctctgcaaaattctaaattttatcttatctcCTGAAAAATGACACTTACACAACACTACTACCTTAGTTTAATTACcttttatactattataaaCGCATTGTAAcaagacaaattttttaattatatgtaaactTCACACCATTAATAATCTCAATAagtctaattaaatttatcattttcttttactttactTCTAAGATCCTCCTCGTTCATTTCTTCCCCCTCTTAGATTTTGCACAAGGATTCCTCCTTGGTAAAAAGGATTTAATTCATTGCCTTAAAAAGGAACCTGCGAATGGTTGATCTACTGATGAAGTAATACAACCCTCTTTGTCGCTCGTATCAACAGACTGTCCGGCTCGCGCGATCAGGCCCGTTCACATTGATCGCCAAGTGTAAAATCtttctatcaggacgtaacattCACAATGCAAAAGAGATATCAGTCATATTTAGCAATTTAagattcttaattaatttatattttttattttcaaatattgagtattgcgaaaataaatagtttgcTGTTTGAAGGTAGGTTTTACAGATATGCATAGGAAAGTCTTaacttcaataaattataatcaaaagaaggaagaaaaaatttaaaaaaaaaaaaaaaaaactggaaGTCTTTAtatccattaattttttatattaa
This genomic window from Linepithema humile isolate Giens D197 chromosome 5, Lhum_UNIL_v1.0, whole genome shotgun sequence contains:
- the LOC137000129 gene encoding odorant receptor 49b-like isoform X2 — protein: MSRKITLESVIVYIKWSLFPSLSWPLPITATKWQIIRFKILAVLSHINVVCLLVPLLIFIQDCSGQRVICIQTYPFICGCFHFWTSVGVCHIQYKRFQQSLAGLQFSSMLCVSLLVALLLWFTTARFDILCNELRKASTVYELIQCIQKHQHLLRYANDVIENVRFVVLSVVGTNAVSVICTGAIFATRQPLIINLEFFMMTAMSFCDVFACCWPADSLLTASSDIAQATYESLWYYHNTDKQKNLIFILLKCRKPVILTVGCFIPILSLRYFSSYVSTGFSYMTTLHIMMTENNTNEV
- the LOC137000129 gene encoding odorant receptor 4-like isoform X1 — protein: MSRKITLESVIVYIKWSLFPSLSWPLPITATKWQIIRFKILAVLSHINVVCLLVPLLIFIQDCSGQRVICIQTYPFICGCFHFWTSVGVCHIQYKRFQSLIAEMENYCKHATGYEKTVLQQYVDRCATFYAMVMISYYSTACVAISTPLFSSASFPTYAKYPFDVNYQPLKTIIYAQQSLAGLQFSSMLCVSLLVALLLWFTTARFDILCNELRKASTVYELIQCIQKHQHLLRYANDVIENVRFVVLSVVGTNAVSVICTGAIFATRQPLIINLEFFMMTAMSFCDVFACCWPADSLLTASSDIAQATYESLWYYHNTDKQKNLIFILLKCRKPVILTVGCFIPILSLRYFSSYVSTGFSYMTTLHIMMTENNTNEV